From the genome of Arvicola amphibius chromosome 9, mArvAmp1.2, whole genome shotgun sequence:
TGTCAACTGGAAGCACAAGAGGGGAGTTTGTGCCCCTGGCACTACAACTGGACCCTGTGTATTATAACCAGTTATTGACGTGGGTCTGTTGAAGTCTATGGctattatttgatttctttttggtCTTTCTGATATTAGCTTCTATTAATATTCCATTAACTATTCCtcgaatatttaaaaatattcccttAGAGGgtggtgagatggcccagtggtttgCTGTACAGGCCTGTGACCTGAGTCTGACCCCAAGAGCTCAAGTCCATGTAAAGGTACAGGGAGAGAATAGCTCacaagactgtcctctgacctccacaggtccagcccaccatgcacacacaccattgtaataaataaaaattcaaaaattatccAAACTTATCTAGTACTGTAacgtatataataaaatatttcccaaCCAACTTagagctaacacacacacacacacacacacacacacacacacacacacacggtcttgTAGGTAGCCTAGGTTGGTCTGGAAGTGTCTATACAGCTCCGTCTAGCCTCAGACTTACTTCTTCAGCCTCCTAAACACTACAGTTGCAGGCATGCACCGGTGGTCCTGGATATAGCTAGGGTTTGTCACTTCCATTCCCACCTCCTTGCTATTACTGTTATCACGGACAGCACTTCGGGGCCCACGCTCACCTCATCTGAGGAGGCTGCCAGTTTTGTTTTCAGCAGTTGTGCATACTTTGAAGACTATaagggaagaagacagacagtCTCCTGCCTTTGGTCAGACACTCCCTGTCACTCTTCCTTCATTCTTGCGTTGCACTGCTCCCTTCACTTTGAAGCCCTCAAGCCTGGGTCCGAGCGGGTCTCAGTTCTCACAGGGCATGtctgcctttttcttcctgcctttgctaGGGAAGGATGTGCTTGCTGGCCACGGGGTCCCTCATTTGCTAGGGAAGGATGTGCTTGCTGGCCACGGGGTCCCGTATTTGCTAGGGAAGGATTGCTTGCTGGCCACGGGGTCCCTCATTTGCTATGGAAGGATGTGTTTGCTGGCCACGGGGTCCCTCATTTGCTATGGAAGGATGTGTTTGCTGGCCACGGGGTCCCGTATTTGCAGGGCCGGGTGCAGCTCTGGGCAgaggcttgcctagcatataggagagtctggcttccagctcagcccctccctcccccagagaAACAGCCGAACGAAGGAGCACTTGACGCTCTTTTCCTACTCAGTCCTCGGCACTTGGAATGTGCTGCTCCAGCATCTTCTGCACTTCTGCTGAGAAAGCCGGCCAGTGATTTGGATCATTATCCCCATGCGCAACGTGTCACCTTTTCTGCTtaatattttccagttcttttctgtttgttctcgCTAGTAGATAATGACAATTATTCTGTTTGCAGAGCACTGGCTCCTTCCTCCAGGCTTTCTTTTTACTGTGAAGTTCATCACCGTTTTTACTGTCCAAGCATCCTGCTTTCAGTTGTAAATGCCACTGTTTTGTCTCTTAGCAtctgttctctgcttctgagaactctctgtttctctctgtctttctctatctcccccttccctccctcccttccccttcccttcttattTCATTGAGGATTGAACTTAGCAAACATTTGAACATGCCATGCAAACATTCTTCCCTGATCTCTAGCCCAGCCACTTCTAAGCTTTCTATTGTGAGGTAGGGTCGTCTTGCTAAGTTGTTcgggctgtccttaaactcactctaACCCAGAGAGGCCTTGTATTGAATTTGCAATttccttgcctcagccttctgagtactgagattgcAGGCCTGAATTCCAAGAcctaatttccccctttattcaTTTCAAATGTGTCTCTCCCTACCGTACAGAGCATGGAGACAGTAGCACTCCATAGTCTCTGTGTGCTAATCCCTACAGCTGTATCAACAGAGACGGGGGTCTGTTGACTCTCCCTCCCTATGAGAATTGCACACGTTTTCTTGACTTCTTGAACATCAAAATAACtttagtttacacacacacacacacacacacacacacacacacagttggtgCTTTGTCCACTCAGGGTCCTGAAACAATCTTTATgttcaaattttgttttagtgCAGAAACCACcccagtgagtttcaggctgcCTGCTCCAGCTGACCCAGGAGGGTTGGTGGTGACAAAGCCTCTCCTTTTTTCAAGCCTGTGCTGGATGCTCTGAGGCTGTTCTAGAGAGCGGACAAAAATATTGGCTGagggagcggaaggagctcccacagcaggcCATGTCACTCAGGGATTTGCTAGAAATGTGGGTGGAGTCGGTAGTCTAACCTCAAATCTCCAAGCTCTTGGAATGTTGCCTTGGGTTTTCCAAGCCAGTGACATTCAAGGCTGTGGGAGCTCACAAGTGACGCAGTTTCTATCTGGAGCCCATTCTGACTtaaaagtcatttgagttcaagcttgcttGTTCTGGTCTCCTTAAGAGCTTTGAGAATGTTCTGGTGAAGCCCATGGGAAAGAACACATTATTTGCTAAGCCGCAGGCTGTTGAATGCCAGCCGAAGGCACATCCAGATAGTAAATGGAACTGCTAGCAGGAGGCACGTGATAGATTGCAAGCTTGCCTGCTCCTTTCCACAATCCTGCTACAAAGTCCTGCCAAGCCCGGCAGGGCCCAGCCCTAGAGCAAAGCCATAAAAGAACAGAGTGTGGACTTTGCTTCTGTATTTTCCAATGTATAaaatccctttccttttcccttcgtGTGGAAAGGTGGGATTTTCATGGGGATCTCAGCTGTCCAAGCCGATGCTTTTTTGCTCCACCCTCAGGCCAAGCAAggacttgagtgtgtgtgtgtgtgtgtgtgtgtgtgtgtgtgtgtgtgtaataaacaCTTGGCCACTTCCTGAAGCCTTGTCTTTGGCCACAATTGGCctctttttgtttacttttcagaATACTCAAATGGCTACCTTTGAATTCATCTAGagtgctatattttattttattctcttttaaaatctcCTAAGCATCAAGGATTAGATGCCAGGCCTTTCTGGTTCAAAGAACACCCTTTGCCTCAGTTCTGTCCTCAGCCCCTGGGCTTGCTTTCCATAGGGTCCCTCTGGCGGCTCTTGGCACACAGACTGAAGGAAGGCTGAAGTAAGGACCAGTCAGAAGTTGACTGCTGTTGCCTGGGGAGGAGATAGCAGTTTGAGTGTTAGTACCAGGCAGGGACGTGGTGACGACTGAGCGCTAAGCTAAGATTTTCCAAAAGTTACTATgggactgggagagagagagagaagctaaagATGTCTGCGAAGATTTGGCCACAGCCAGCTGAACAGTGCCGCCGGCCACTAGGGCCACATTGCCTGGTGCTGCAGGCACCTGATGCTGCAGATCCTGTGCCTCCACTGCAGGAACCCGGCCCTGGACAAGAGCCTTTGAGGGAGCAAAGGCAAGGGATGTTCCACATTCCTGCAGTCCATTAGTGTTTGTGACATGCCCATCACAAAGCGTAGTGTCATGTCAGTCAGCGCAAATGAAAAGGACCAACATGAAGTTTTGAAGAGAAGCTGGATAGAGGACAGTTTGGAGCTGAGGTAAGGAATTGGGCACTAATGGTGAGAGGCTGTTGGTCTGGCTGAGAGAGACACCAAGGCCTTATGGGGGCAGCGTCCGTGCTGCTGCAGCTGAGAAATGTGACTTGGTAGAGATGAGGCAGATATTCAGGGGGATCTAGAGCAGAGGGCAGGAGACTGGTAAGATTGTCTGAGCAGGGTGACAGGCAGGTGTCCAGGCTGCTGGTTGGGGTCGGGGAAGACAGGATGTGTGAAGAAACTAGGTGTATGCCTGCCTTAGAAGAAGGACGGTGCTGAGTGTGACGGCTGCTTGGGCCCTGACCACTGTGCCAGGTGCTGCCTGGGTCCCTGCTCGTAAACTCCTGCCCTCCACTTGCTGCTGTATCTTGACCTCTAGTAACATTCTACCAGGCTCCTGGCAGTTCCCCCTACCTGCCACGCTATCTACCTGGCTCCGGGCAGGTCTCCCTACCTGCCATGCTATCCACGGTCTCTAGGCTTTTGCACATACTGTGGCCTCTCTTTAAACAGTGGCGCTATGACCAGTTTTCTGTGTGAGAAAGACTTCTCTAGTAGCCTTATGCTGAGTATGTTGGATGGAGACACAAGTGAGGACAGAGAGTCAAGGCTATCACTGTGGTGATCTAGAGGGCTTGGTGGTGGGCTGGGAGCTGCTGAAAAGGGGAGGAGTCAGCAAGGTCAGGAAGAGGTCATGCTGACCCACAGAAGAGTGGATGGGCTGGTACTTGTTTTCAGAACCTCGAATCCTTgtcacctctgccttccagaacCGTGAGACCCTCCCTGGGAGACTTAGATCCTTTCTTTCCATGGGTCCAGGACACCAGCCCTTGCTGTGATCACACTCTCCTTAGAATGAACTAGCGGGGTCCCGTAGGCTACTTCCTCAGTGTGATCTGGATGAACAGGCAGAATCCTCATGAAGTTAGCTTGGCAAGTTTATTGAAAACCCAGGAACACAGAGAGTAGTACAAACAGGCACCCACCCACCTCCAGCCACCCCCCTGGGGTTTGCAGGAAGACCCTGCTGCAGCAACAGGGCACAGAGTTGGGCCTCATATCACCACAGGACAAGACACCCAGAGCTGAGAAGCCCCCTCTCCTTATGCATTCCACCTACTCGGCAGACTCACATATCACAGATAAACCGGCAGCCATGAGACAGCCGGTGCGGATGAGCCACTGGGAGGAGAACCACCGTGGAGACTTAGGGATCCCTGTGGTCTCCAAGGACTGTGTCCTTTGGGAACAGGTAAGGGAACGAGAAGCCTCTTCTGCCAAGGAAGCGGAGATGAGGGAAACAAGAAGTGGCTAAGGACACCTGTAGGCCCCAGGGCTTTGTGCTCATGCTTCTCTGGATGCTCCCTTTCTCCCGGGTGTACCGCTTCCTGGAATAGTGCTGAAAATACATTTACTCTGACTGAAGCCTGAAGGTGATCCGAAGAAAAGACACAGGAGGTTAGGGAGAAGCTAGTGCCACTGGGGCTGTGGATGTGTGTCTACACAATAAAAAGCCCTTCAAGAGGACATGGCTAGGGCTGTGTACTGGCAGGAAGAGTGGCCGGGGATCCCTCAGGACCAGAGTCTATGCACCTCAGGGGACAGAAGCAAGGGAGGCTCAGCTGGTTCTTCTCCAGACTGTGGTCATCTTAGTACCTGGTCCTGCGAGAGCTAGTGGTGGATGAGAAGCGGACACTAGAGCTGCGGTTGCCACGGCCACCACTGCAGCTGCTGAAGCCACCCTCAGTGGGTAGTGGGCAGGGGAGGCTAGGGGCACAGGCATCGCCCACCAGCACTGAGCCTCCTCTAGTCCCAGAGCTCAGCAGGTCCCCACAAGCCCTCAGGCTTGAGGAAGTCAGAACCCCTCCAGTGGTGCGGACACTACTGCTGCTGGAGAAGGTGACCCCACCGTTGCGGGAGAAGCTGGATCCAGAGACCAAGGACTCGGGGCCACACAGCACCCCTCCTCGAGAACTGCTCACAgctgtggagaaggaagggaagcaatGCAATCCAGAACTCACCAGCTGCTTATCTAGTGGCTCAGAGCCTAAGACTACAtaggatggaagggggaggatgcTGCTCGAACCCTGGGCATTTGCCTCTACCCACATATCGTCTGCCATTAATGTCTACAAACTACTATTTATCTGTGTCCCATGTTAGGTGGATTTGAGGGTCCAAGTGAGATGTGTCGCCCAGGGAGCAGTGGCCTTTGTAGAACCACAGGGTGGTTTCTCTTTGGTTATATTGCAACTCTTGCTTGTTTCCATGTATCGACCAGACAAGAAATGCTGCCAGCACCTTGTCCtggccacctgtctctgccccactgATGACTCTGCTCTGCAGCCCCACTGGGCTCCACTGGACACAGCCCATACTTCAGGACTGGAATCCAGCTAAGCCTGCTTAAAGCGGCCCTGAATATAAGCCTGACATTCTCTTCTCTGAGAGTAAATTTGGTGTGCtctgcctgccccacccccacggGTGTCCTTCCAAGATTAGCGTGGCACTGGCTAGTACTACCCTTCTCAAGAAGACTGGAGTTCTACAGCATGTGGGCTCTCCCTGCTCTGCAGTGCCAGCACATAGCACGCTTGCTATGGGAACAGCCCATGCTCTATTTAGAAGCAGcagggggctgggggagggggacgaCTTCCATTTTCCCATTGCCCCATCCCTGCAATCCAAATATGAGTTTCTTCTTTGACAcagcctttcctttctgtttaagtCTCTGCTAAGGCAGCGAACACAGCCACTGAAAGCCACATGTCTCTTTCCAGGAGCTTCCCCCACTTCAAAGGCCCATAAACCACTTTTATTTTTGCTCCAGAGCCTCTGTGGAGGACATACTCCCGGTTTAGGGACCCCATGGTCTGCGCCCCTGACTGTCTTGGCCAGACGAGCTATCTCAGGAGCTTCTTTAAGAAATTGTCTGAGAAAAGGCTAGATACTTACATATGTTTACTGGTCCAATACCCTCACAGatcctggagagagaaagaaatgaatgaattcacGTGCTTTCTGTCAGAGGGCTTCTTGTTTGggtagacagagacaggtgagtctCACCAGCAACTCCTAGCTCAATTTTGGAACATACCATGTTTCTAGAGATTGCCTCTAAGTTGTTGAACTAAACTATTTGGCgacttattattatattttaaccaATTAATCAGCCAGGTAAAATGCCTATGGCCTGGTGCACCTGGCTTGTAAACGCATTTGTAAGCACAGTCCCTTCGGATCCTGTATCGTAGGCAACCAGCTAATATTTTTGGGAAATGTATTGTTCTCTCTAGAGACTGCTCATTCCAGGTTTCTTCACCTGGCTCCCTCCCCTTATTTTGATAACCTTTCTGGAAGTCTGATTTCACTCCTTCCTGCTCTCACCGGATCTCCTCGCCCTCCAGCAGCTGTCTGTATGTGGCGATCTCGATGTCCAGGCCCAGCTTGGCATTCATGAGCTCCTGGTACTCCCGCAGCTGCCGTGCCATGTCCTGCTTGGCCTGCTGCAGGGCACCCTCCAGATCTGCCAGCTTGCACTTGGCGTCATTGAGGGCCGCTTCACCCTGCTGCTCTGCCTCGGCCACGGCGGCCTCCAGCTTGGCACACTGCGGGGAAGGGAGTCCGCATATGGGCTTTGCTAGGAACGCAGGGTTCCCCCAGTGGGCTTGGCAGTGCTGCCCTTACTGATAGGGGTGAAACCTAGAGCCAGGCCTGGGTTGGAGCTCTAggtggctgcttttccagggatGGTGACTGTGGTCACAAAGGGGTGGAGTATTGCTTTTCCTGCTCTCCATCCCCATTGGCTTTCTGCTGCCTTGAGACATACCTAAGGAttccagttttctgttttttctacCTCCCCTACCCAGGCCTTCCTTCTGCtccatgtttctcttttcttggaaGTTTTCTGGACAGCCCTCTGGTTTTGTGTCTAGGTCTTGATGGGTCCTTTACCTACCAGACTTGGAGCTTCTCAAAGCCAAGGACCCTGACTTTCCTCCCTCTGtagctttctctccttttctttctcacctGAGCCTTGGAATGTTCAATCTCTGCTTTCAGCCTCTGGATCAGCCGGGTCAGCTCATTGATCTCATCCCGCGTGTTTCGTAGATTGTCACAGTGTTGCCCAGCTGTCACCTGCATCTCCTCATACTAGGAGCAGAATGCAGTGTTTAGACCACATGAAGTCTGGGTTGAAGACCTCAGACTAAAGTCATCACCCCAGGGcacctgtccccctcccccagtctcctGTTGCCTTGGTCTGGTACCTTGGTCTGGTACCAGGCCTCAACATCAGCACGGCTGCGCCTTGCCACCTCCTCATACTGGGCCTTGACATCAGCTATGATCCCGTCCAGGTTCAGGTCCCGACTGTTATCCATCTTCACAATGACAGATGTCTCTGAGATGTGTGACTGCAGCAGCTGGATTTCCTGTATTGGAGAAGCAGCAAGGCAGAGGGACTCAGTGGTCCATTAGTAGCTGGGACTCTGTCACAGTGTCCTCTGTGAATCAGAAACAGGGAGCTTTGCTTCTTACCCCCATCCAGCctgagactcagaaaaaaagGCATGCTTAAGAAGCAATTGTGTCTGATTTTAGAACCCTTGTCATATGCTTAGAGCATACCTCCGGGTGCTTGCTCTGGCTTAGGTGACTATCAAAACCAGGGTACCTCAGGTGACCAGTGACGGCTGCTTAAATTCATGCTAtctacccacatggtggctgggCTGGTCAGGGTCCATTGAGAGGgagcaacattttaaaacacagtggAACCTAGATCCTTAGATCCAGAGTCTTCAGAGAACCAGAGTCTCCACTCTGCTGAGACCTTCCCCTGCAGCTCTGGCTGATTCCTCTTCAGCCTACATAGGCTGCACGGAAACACATGGCATTGGTCTGGCTAGTTAAATCAGATTCATGTCTTTCCTTCTGGCAGCTCATTTTGCCAGACTTTCCAAAACCCCTCCTTTAGCTTGGCCAATGAAGATCTGGATCACAGGTGACAGGAGGTCGTTGTCAGGCCTAACATGGCTATGGAGATACCTTGTGAAGTCCCTGACCTTCCTCATCCCCCGAGACAAGGTGAGAGAGAACACATAGGTCTGAGTAGGCGTGGAACTAGATGCAGAAAACCCAAAGGCCTGACTCAGCCTCCAGGGCATGCGGGCTGAGCAGTCCCTTCCTTGAATGCCTAGAGAAGACGAGCCTCACCTCCAGGTAC
Proteins encoded in this window:
- the Krt84 gene encoding keratin, type II cuticular Hb4 codes for the protein MSCRSYRVSSGHRVGSFSSCSAMAPQNLNRFRTSSVSCRSVSGFRGLGGFGSRSAIHFGSSSPRIAVGCSRPIRCGVAFGVGSGDGSGVGLGFRATSGVGLGFGAGSGLGYGFGGPGFGYRIGGIGGPSAPSITAVTVNQSLLTPLNLEIDPNAQRVKKDEKEQIKTLNNKFASFIDKVRFLEQQNKLLETKWSFLQDQKCARSNLEPLFDNYITSLRRQLDVLVGDQARLQAERNHMQDILEGFKKKYEEEVGCRANAENEFVALKKDVDTAFLNKSNLEANADALAQEVEFLKALYLEEIQLLQSHISETSVIVKMDNSRDLNLDGIIADVKAQYEEVARRSRADVEAWYQTKYEEMQVTAGQHCDNLRNTRDEINELTRLIQRLKAEIEHSKAQCAKLEAAVAEAEQQGEAALNDAKCKLADLEGALQQAKQDMARQLREYQELMNAKLGLDIEIATYRQLLEGEEIRICEGIGPVNISVSSSRGGVLCGPESLVSGSSFSRNGGVTFSSSSSVRTTGGVLTSSSLRACGDLLSSGTRGGSVLVGDACAPSLPCPLPTEGGFSSCSGGRGNRSSSVRFSSTTSSRRTRY